The following coding sequences are from one Melospiza melodia melodia isolate bMelMel2 chromosome 2, bMelMel2.pri, whole genome shotgun sequence window:
- the LOC134415169 gene encoding stromelysin-1-like: protein MTVGNLPFLLLLCAALSSAFPASTRQTKEEGMQLIQKYLENYYGFKKDGEPFVWKSNNAMTQKLKEMQEFFGLEVTGKLDSGTMDLIQKRRCGFPDVAGFSTFAGEPKWTKHVLTYRIVNYTPDLRPADVNAAIRKAFRVWSSVTPLRFIQKDSGDADIMVSFAARDHNDFIPFDGPGGSLAHAYAPGKDFGGDAHFDEDETWTKSTQGTNLFYVAAHEFGHSLGLSHSKDPNALMYPVYRKFDPSVLLLHQDDITGIQYLYGPSSNTNNDQTESTEIKDPTESKDPALPNSCSSNLTFDAVTTFRGEIMFFKDKHIWRKHPAVRTADFELISSLWPRLPPGVDAAYEIPEKDEMVIFKGKEFWVVRGDTILPGYPQKLYTLGFSKDVSKIDAAFHNGIEGKTYYFIADKFWSYDERSQSMDRKPLLIRDAFPGINGKIDAGFRHENFLYFFSGRKQFEFDLNKKRVTRLLKTNFWFPC from the exons ATGACAGTGGGAAATCTCCCATTTCTCCTGTTATTATGTGCAGCactttcttctgcttttcctgcAAGTACAAGGCAGACAAAGGAAGAAGGCATGCAGCTCATCCAG aAGTATCTGGAAAATTACTATGGCTTTAAGAAAGATGGAGAACCTTTTGTTTGGAAAAGCAATAATGCAATGACCCAAAAACTAAAAGAAATGCAGGAATTCTTTGGGCTGGAGGTGACAGGGAAACTGGATTCTGGCACTATGGACTTGATACAGAAACGCCGCTGTGGATTCCCTGACGTAGCTGGGTTCTCCACCTTTGCAGGAGAGCCAAAATGGACAAAACATGTCCTGACATACAG GATAGTAAACTACACACCGGACCTGCGTCCAGCAGATGTCAACGCAGCGATCAGGAAAGCGTTTCGTGTCTGGAGCAGCGTGACCCCGCTGAGATTCATCCAGAAAGACAGCGGTGATGCAGACATAATGGTCTCCTTTGCAGCCAGAG ATCACAATGACTTCATCCCCTTTGATGGCCCAGGAGGCTCCCTGGCCCATGCCTATGCACCTGGCAAGGACTTTGGTGGAGATGCTCACTTCGATGAGGATGAAACGTGGACCAAAAGCACACAGG GCACAAACCTGTTTTATGTTGCTGCCCATGAGTTTGGCCATTCACTGGGACTTTCCCATTCCAAAGACCCCAATGCTCTGATGTATCCAGTTTACAGAAAATTTGACCCTTCAGTACTCCTTCTTCATCAGGATGATATTACTGGCATACAGTACCTCTATG GACCATCTTCCAATACAAACAATGATCAAACAGAATCTACTGAGATAAAAGACCCAACTGAGTCAAAAGATCCTGCACTgccaaacagctgcagctccAATTTGACATTTGATGCTGTCACCACTTTCCGTGGAGAAATAATGTTCTTTAAAGACAA GCATATTTGGCGCAAACATCCAGCAGTCAGAACAGCTGATTTTGAGTTGATATCTTCACTCTGGCCACGGCTGCCACCTGGTGTTGATGCTGCATATGAAATTCCTGAAAAAGATGAAATGGTCATTTTTAAAG GGAAAGAATTCTGGGTTGTGAGAGGAGATACCATACTTCCTGGATACCCTCAAAAACTCTACACTCTGGGCTTTTCAAAGGATGTTTCCAAAATTGATGCTGCTTTTCATAATGGAATTGAGGGGAAAACATATTACTTCATAGCAGACAAATTTTGGAG TTATGATGAAAGAAGTCAGTCTATGGATAGGAAGCCATTACTGATAAGAGATGCCTTTCCAGGAATTAATGGGAAGATTGATGCTGGTTTTCGACATGAAA acTTCCTTTATTTCTTCAGTGGAAGAAAGCAATTTGAGTTTGACCTTAATAAGAAGAGAGTTACACGCCTCCTGAAGACAAACTTTTGGTTTCCATGCTAA
- the LOC134415170 gene encoding stromelysin-1-like, which translates to MKTKILLFLELLYFTCSSAFPVAPEKEKEDMQFAKKYLENFYDFKEEKHSLFKAKDLNHMADKIREMQSFFGLEVTGELNQKTLDMMKQPRCGIPDIRSYSAFPRSPTWTKEDVTYRILNYTPDMLQADVDEAIARAFQLWSSVTPLRFTRVYGGQADIMISFAAGFHGDFYSFDGPGGTLAHAYAPGSGIGGDAHFDEDENWTKFTTYGGYNLFLVAAHELGHSLGLSHSNVFGALMYPVYMATDTRNYQLHQDDIDGIQALYGPPKESPALPTEAFPPQEPTEMVPAESPTPMSPREEPTEMTPSKPPQRPDDCDPHLTFDAVTTLRGETLFFKDGFVWRKSPYFSEIEHDTIFSFWPSLIAGFDAAYEVDKKDRVLFFKDGQYWAVSGYRIEPGFPKPIQNLGFPSSVGKIDAAVHDQSTKRTYFFVGNKYWSFNENNQSMERGYPRKIAADFQGIGHPIDAALQKNGYFYFFHGSNQYEVDIKRKKLIRIMKSNSWFNC; encoded by the exons ATGAAGACAAAGATCCTTCTTTTCCTTGAGTTATTATATTTTACGTGCTCCTCTGCTTTTCCAGTGGctccagaaaaggaaaaggaagatatGCAATTTGCCAAG AAGTATCTTGAAAACTTCTATGATTTTAAAGAAGAGAAACACTCTCTGTTTAAAGCAAAGGACCTCAACCACATGGCTGACAAAATACGAGAGATGCAGTCATTCTTTGGGCTAGAGGTGACTGGGGAGCTGAATCAGAAGACACTGGACATGATGAAGCAGCCTAGATGTGGAATCCCAGACATCCGTTCATACAGTGCCTTCCCACGCAGCCCCACGTGGACCAAAGAAGATGTGACCTATCG GATTCTGAACTACACTCCTGACATGCTGCAAGCTGATGTAGACGAAGCAATTGCAAGAGCcttccagctctggagcagcgTCACCCCTCTGAGGTTCACCAGGGTCTATGGAGGTCAAGCAGATATAATGATTTCCTTTGCAGCTGGAT TTCACGGTGACTTCTATTCCTTTGATGGTCCAGGAGGAACTCTGGCTCATGCCTATGCCCCTGGCAGTGGGATAGGAGGAGATGCCCATTTTGATGAAGACGAAAACTGGACCAAATTTACGACCTATGGTG GATACAACTTATTTCTTGTTGCTGCTCACGAGCTGGGCCACTCACTAGGTCTCAGTCATTCCAATGTTTTCGGTGCTTTGATGTATCCTGTATATATGGCCACGGATACGAGGAACTACCAACTTCATCAGGATGACATTGATGGCATTCAAGCCCTCTATG GACCCCCCAAGGAATCTCCTGCACTTCCAACAGAAGCTTTTCCCCCACAAGAACCAACTGAAATGGTACCTGCAGAATCACCAACTCCAATGTCTCCCAGGGAAGAACCAACAGAAATGACACCATCCAAGCCACCCCAAAGACCAGACGACTGTGACCCTCATCTGACTTTTGACGCTGTCACGACTCTCCGTGGGGAAACACTGTTCTTCAAGGATGG CTTTGTCTGGCGCAAAAGTCCATATTTCTCAGAAATTGAGCATGACACCATCTTCTCCTTCTGGCCATCACTGATAGCTGGCTTTGATGCTGCATATGAGGTTGACAAGAAGGATCGAGTGCTATTTTTCAAAG ATGGCCAGTACTGGGCTGTCAGTGGCTACAGAATAGAGCCAGGGTTCCCCAAGCCCATCCAGAACCTCGGCTTCCCCAGCAGCGTCGGGAAAATCGATGCAGCCGTTCACGACCAAAGTACCAAGAGAACCTATTTCTTTGTTGGCAACAAGTACTGGAG TTTCAATGAAAATAATCAATCAATGGAAAGAGGTTATCCAAGAAAAATAGCTGCTGACTTCCAAGGGATCGGCCATCCAATTGATGCTGCCCTTCAGAAAAATg GATACTTCTACTTTTTCCATGGATCGAACCAGTATGAGGTTGACATCAAGAGGAAGAAACTCATCCGTATAATGAAAAGCAACAGCTGGTTTAATTGCTAG